In the genome of Panthera uncia isolate 11264 chromosome B3 unlocalized genomic scaffold, Puncia_PCG_1.0 HiC_scaffold_1, whole genome shotgun sequence, one region contains:
- the LOC125909012 gene encoding olfactory receptor 4F3/4F16/4F29-like yields MDGVNRSVVSEFVFLGLTDSWEIQLLLLVFSSTFYVASVMGNSLIMLTVISDPHLHSPMYFLLANLSFIDLGVSCVISPKMIYDLFRKRKVISFGGCITQIFFIHVIGGVEMVLLIAMAFDRYVAICKPLHYLTIMSPRMCLFFLVAAWMTGLIHSMVQLAFVVNLPFCGPNVLDSFYCDLPRFIKLACTDTGRLEFMVTANSGFISVGSFLILIISYIIIILTVQKHSSAGSSRALSTLSAHITVVFLFFGPLIFFYTWPSPSIHLDKFLAIFDAILTPFLNPVIYTFRNQEVQVAMRRVCRQLVNYRKIS; encoded by the coding sequence ATGGATGGAGTGAATCGCTCTGTGGTGTCAGAGTTTGTGTTCCTGGGACTCACCGATTCCTGGGAGATCCAACTTCTCCTCTTGGTGTTCTCCTCCACGTTTTATGTGGCAAGCGTGATGGGAAACTCCCTCATAATGCTCACTGTGATTTCTGACCCTCACTTACACTCCCCCATGTATTTTCTGTTGGCCAACCTCTCCTTCATTGACCTGGGAGTTTCTTGTGTCATTTCTCCGAAGATGATTTATGACCTTTTCAGAAAGCGTAAAGTCATCTCCTTTGGTGGCTGCATCACTCAAATCTTCTTCATCCACGTCATTGGTGGCGTGGAGATGGTGCTGCTCATCGCCATGGCCTTTGACAGATATGTTGCCATATGTAAGCCTCTCCACTATCTGACCATCATGAGCCCAAGAATGTGCCTCTTCTTTTTAGTGGCTGCCTGGATGACTGGCCTCATCCACTCCATGGTTCAACTGGCGTTTGTGGTAAACTTACCCTTCTGTGGTCCTAATGTGTTGGACAGCTTTTACTGTGACCTTCCTCGGTTCATCAAACTTGCCTGCACAGACACCGGCCGACTAGAGTTTATGGTCACAGCCAATAGTGGATTCATCTCTGTTGGCTCCTTCCTCATACTGATCATTTCCTATATCATCATCATTCTCACTGTTCAGAAACACTCTTCGGCTGGTTCATCCAGGGCTctgtccacactgtcagctcacaTCACTGTGGTATTCTTGTTCTTtggtcctttgatttttttttatacatggCCATCTCCCTCCATACACCTGGATAAGTTTCTGGCCATCTTTGATGCTATTCTCACTCCTTTCCTAAATCCGGTCATCTATACATTCAGGAACCAAGAAGTGCAGGTGGCAATGAGGAGAGTATGCAGACAGCTAGTGAATTACAGGAAGATCTCTTAA